A genome region from Gallus gallus isolate bGalGal1 chromosome 9, bGalGal1.mat.broiler.GRCg7b, whole genome shotgun sequence includes the following:
- the TRIM42 gene encoding tripartite motif-containing protein 42 has translation MDEDGCTFSACPCFSNCCYLTCHRRKEKCCLCWRFLFTSEQNCSCFPCPYEEDKPYQCCHCSCSEHANCWWCCCSCSNDPDCKCCCCGGENSACQYYASKCGRNSICEPQQSTAPETVQSKDVTSRLRTRNNACISIPERKGSNQAFRDQLACPLCKQLFLQPFMLPCNHCICEKCILKSKTKAEATGNYYIIICPVCNKAHCLPYTNKIQLRKNYLKAKLAKKYMRRHGILKWRFDHSVRPVYCETCRERRRVATKRCRTCGINMCSECLHLYHTESGAQDHIFTNTCQEDNEQWACLLHCNSHLSEYCLDDHKLICGFCKNSLHNDHETIPLAAACSRQAASLSNTIVKFKQARQGVDNDLMEVILLKNNFQASKDLQRKEIRNGFLKLHTVLHEQEKEMMELLENTELKKQKDISEYVNYTFSQLSYMDGLIQYAEEALKEESQVVFLQSAHCLVKEIEDAIPSIFQPSPLIREDPLRKLQFKFDELFAILQGFSPSLCETKQLESKAEKYPCSFNPEIMVPRHVSSVHEAKQSTVLQSASLNSLFELGMPDESTLGKTNSTPPHHSTESNKMCEFWDAACETSRKEKKCQIVNFPSSEPMEKESFPVPGPVVIYQTVVYPRSAKIYWTCPVEDVDFFEVEFYEVVGIGPDNTVQTQLDGKLSKILQQNLEIHNLDSNTEYLFKVRAVNKSGQGEWSESCKIITSGEHKIIQDRWRTQ, from the exons ATGGATGAAGATGGATGTACATTTTCAGCCTGCCCATGCTTCTCAAACTGCTGTTATCTGACTtgccacagaagaaaagaaaaatgctgcttgTGCTGGCGCTTCCTATTTACCagtgagcagaactgcagctgttTCCCGTGCCCGTACGAAGAAGACAAACCTTACCAGTGCTGCCACTGCTCATGTTCAGAGCACGCCAAttgctggtggtgctgctgctcttgctcaAATGACCCAGActgcaagtgctgctgctgtggtggtgAGAATTCAGCATGTCAATACTATGCAAGCAAATGCGGCAGAAACTCTATCTGTGAACCACAACAGTCAACAGCACCAGAGACTGTTCA gTCAAAAGATGTCACATCAAGATTAAGAACTAGAAATAATGCATGCATCAGTATACCAGAAAGGAAAGGCTCCAACCAGGCTTTTCGTGATCAGCTTGCCTGTCCACTGTGTAAACAGTTATTTCTCCAGCCGTTTATGCTGCCGTGCAATCACTGCATTTGTGagaaatgtatattaaaaagcAAGACCAAAGCTGAAGCAACAGGAAACTATTATATCATCATCTGCCCAGTGTGTAACAAAGCTCATTGTCTCCCTTACACAAACAAAATTCAGCTGAGGAAGAATTACCTTAAAGCAAAACTAGCCAAGAAATACATGCGCAGACACGGCATCCTGAAATGGAGATTTGACCACAGTGTAAGACCAGTCTATTGTGAAACTTGCAGGGAGAGAAGAAGAGTGGCAACTAAAAGATGTAGAACATGTGGAATTAACATGTGCAGTGAATGCCTGCATTTATATCATACTGAGAGTGGTGCTCAAGACCACATTTTCACCAACACATGTCAAGAAGATAACGAACAGTGGGCATGCTTACTGCACTGCAACTCACACCTCTCTGAATACTGTCTGGATGACCACAAACTGATCTGTGGTTTCTGCAAGAATTCGCTGCACAATGATCATGAGACCATTCCCTTGGCAGCTGCATGTTCAAGACAGGCTGCTTCTCTCTCCAATACAATTGTAAAATTTAAACAAG cacgCCAAGGAGTTGATAATGATCTAATGGAAGTTATcctgttaaaaaataatttccaggCCTCCAAGGATCTCCAAAGGAAGGAGATCAGAAATGGATTCTTAAAACTACATACGGTGCTACatgaacaagaaaaagagatgatgGAGTTGCTTGAAAACACTGAacttaaaaaacagaaagacatTTCAGAATATGTAAATTATACATTCAGCCAGCTCTCATATATGGATGGCCTTATCCAGTATGCCGAAGAGGCTCTTAAGGAGGAAAGTCAAGTTGTATTTCTGCAATCTGCACATTGTTTGgtgaaagaaatagaagatgcAATTCCTTCCATTTTCCAGCCTAGTCCACTTATCCGAGAAGATCCCTTAAGGAAACTGCAATTCAAATTTGATGAACTGTTTGCCATTTTACAGGGATTTTCACCATCCCTTTGTGAAACAAAACAgttagaaagcaaagcagaaaagtatCCCTGTTCTTTTAACCCAGAAATAATGGTTCCAAGGCATGTTTCAAGCGTTCATGAAGCCAAGCAATCAACAGTGCTCCAAAGCGCATCCTTAAATTCCTTGTTTGAATTAGGCATGCCAGATGAAAGCACTCTTGGGAAAACAAACTCTACACCTCCCCATCATTCTACAGAGAGTAATAAAATGTGTGAATTTTGGGATGCAGCTTGTGAAacctcaagaaaagaaaagaaatgtcagaTAGTTAACTTTCCAAGTTCAGAACCTATGGAAAAAGAATCATTCCCAGTGCCAGGACCTGTTGTTATATACCAGACTGTTGTTTACCCAAGGTCTGCCAAA atTTACTGGACTTGTCCTGTAGAAGATGTGGATTTCTTTGAGGTAGAATTTTATGAAGTTGTTGGTATTGGTCCTGATAACACTGTCCAGACGCAACTGGATGGCAAGCTAAGCAAAATACTACAACAGAACCTTGAGATACACAATCTGGATTCAAATACAGAATATCTTTTCAAAGTCCGTGCCGTCAATAAAAGTGGTCAAGGAGAATGGAGTGAGAGCTGTAAG ATAATTACTTCAGGTGAACACAAGATAATCCAAGACAGATGGAGGACTCAATAG